The DNA region GATAAAAACAGATGGATGTCCCCACATTtcctctggtttttgtttgtttgcattgcTAGTAGGGTTCTCAAGATGAAATTCCTGGCCAAACTGCTGGCAAAGCAATACTGAATTTTAACTAAGACTGATGTTATTCAGACAACCTAAAATTAACATTACGCTCATTGTTACAGATTTGATGAAACAGCAATCTTACCAATGAGAGTAGCCAAGGAGCAATGAGGTACTGTTGGTGTAAACCTGATGATAACCAGATATTCATCTTCACCTATCTCATGCACTTCAACACAGCTTTCCGTTACCACTTCCAGTTCTTCTAAAGTATTAGGTTTCTCCGGGTCCCGGATAGTACGGATTATATCTAAAGCAGAAGACAAGTGACCAACAATAAAGCAGCTTTCCTGAATTTAATAAAAGGTACTTCTATTAGAAACCATCTTCCCAGCATTGTTTATCTTGCTCCTCTTCAGAAAAGGCAGAGCTGTAAATATCAGTGATACATTATCTCACAAATTGCTTCAGAACTGGGCAAATTAAGACATTTATTGTTCACTGTGCACATATTTTTCACATTCCAGTTCTAAACCTGCTATTATTTTTACAATCCCATTATAATAAATAGAAACCAAAACATGCCTATTAAAGGATATGTATTACCTTCGGAACTACAGGTCATTTAATATTAGCCTATCCAAAAGATATATGTAGATGTAGTATTTCAGAGAGGTTTGCTTCCTTTCAGGTTTTTCAAAATCTAACCTATTAACAAGACAAGCCAGATTTCCTTCTCATCTTCTCTCCACTTCCCAGACCAGGCCTCACAGATAAGATTTTGAAGCCATCTTAAGGAAAGCCAATACAAAAATAATGCACTAATCCATATTTATCTGTATCAATGGTCACTTCCTTAGCTTGTAAAATGTGGAGATCAACTTGTTTTAATATACCTGTACAGAAAATGATAAGCAGCATTGCCTTTGATAGAAGCAACGTGTTCTGGATTAGCTAAGGAGGTTTCATCGCACAATGAAATAGAATTACATTGATTGTTGCTTTTTCCATAGAGCAAAAGGTTTTAAAGTAATATGCAAAAGCTACAATACTTGATTACAGGGCACCAAAAAATAATGCACAAGAAAGTATACAAATTCAGTAAATTTCCTAAGAGCCTGAAAAAATAAGTCTCTGCATTTCAACGTATTTGCTGAGTGACGTAGCATAGAAGGAAAGGCAAGGAGATCTCTAGCCTATTCACATCTGTGCCATGTACACGGCATAACTTGAAGAGACACTAATTTTGACAGCGGAGGCCAAACCTAGGAAGTGCCCAGCTGTCACCCCTCACTCGCTGCTGCCTTGTATGCAGTTATTTGTCCCAATTACAAGCATTTCTGGTACAAATAAGGTAACTAAAGGGATACAGGTTaagatcactttaaaaaaaacaggttaaaaaaaaaaaagaagagctattTTTAGCCAGCTGTAGTGATTTTCTTTTTAGCGTAGCCTATCAATAGCTCTACTACAATAGCTAACTGTATTGCGAAAGCGCACGTGACGCCAGCCTTCACTACAGCAAATTACTTCAGTCTGTCTTCAGGTACAGACAGACCTGCCCAGCCCTTAACTTGagagctgcaaagctgctttcagtgCCCTCCTGACATTAAGCTGATAAGCCCAGCCTCTCTGCAGGCATCACAGGCATAGTACAACATGGCACTCATATTGCTATATTATTTCCAggcaggaaggaagcaagcagccagcaggcagggacgGTAGGTCTTGTTTGTCTGGACTCCATCCGTGCAGGCATACCCTAAAGTCTCTGACCGGTGAGGGAGGAAAAGACTTACATTTGTACAGTTGTATAAGCTTTCACTCCTGGTACTCCCCTCACCTTCTCAGAACCTCTCACCCTCCTGCAAGGGCTACTCAAATTGCTCTCAGAACCTAGGTAatcctttctgcagggctgggaaacaCTTGTTGTCCAAAGTCAGTTGTCATCACTCATACCATAACACAAAATTTGGGATGAATGAGAGAACTTAGCCCCATTCCCTAATTTCCAGGGAAGCAGACAATTGCTTGAATCATTCTGAAGCCCCTAGCCTCTGTTTCTCTGTCTACATCACAAGGATGTGATGCTGCTGAATTACAAATCTAGAAGACGCAGTAGATGCCACAAGGCTATTTGTTCTGTGTTCCCAAAGAATTGATAACTGTTCCCTCAATTACATTGGGGATCATGATGGTAACATGCAAGCAAACTGTCTAGCTTTATTAGAATGTTTTCCAGCAAACAGATTTAATAGTCCCATTTGTCAGACAGCCTAAAAgtgttttcaccttttttccaTTGTTCTGTCTCTAGTATCACTTTTTGCTTAAAGTCTTAGACAACTACAGAAGTCTAGCCAAACAAACCACctcaatgaaaacagaaagactacttaaagaaaatgtttttgatcCTGCAACATCTAACCCTATTTGATTTGAAGCAGGGGAATTCTCACTGAAGTCACTTTTGATGTTTTATCCACAAAAATAGaacagttcagttggaagggacctacaacaatcatctagtccaactgaaATTACTTCATATATACATACAACAGAATTATCTTCACATACACATTTCCTTGTAATTTGTCACATTTCTttccctatttttaaattttatcctCTTTCTACGTGAAAAGGCCCACTTAAAGAAGAAATCAATTACTTCACCAAGCAGTGAGAGGAACACTGAAGTTGATTTAGTTCAGTGGTATTTCATGGATGTCTCTGgtcttttaaatctaaattttACACAGACAGATGCTTTAATTCTGCAAAGATCATGCACAAGCATAACCCTATGGATGAACTGCAATCAACAGGACTACTTACATGCTTAAGGTTCATTACCTAAGTTATTACTTAGGACCACTGATGTTTTAAAGTACCTATATTTACTTTAAGTACCTATCACTCAAGTTTTAAAATTGAGTTTGTTTGACATTGTTTGACAATGtcaaacttttattctttttagatAAAACTGTACAGTGCTGCATAAAATCCTCACACTACTCCTAACTGTCTACAAAATAAAGCCTTGAAGCTTGGCAGTGTTTTTGGAATCCTCTAAGATCCCACACGCAGCATTGTCAGAGGTGAAATCTCtccatattttacaaaaaacTCAGTCATTCAGTAACAGAAATCTCCATTTCGCTGGACTATCTGGCTGACCTTTCTGGAATTACTTGCCTTTCCAGGTGTGTCCAGCTCCTCTTCTGTCTAAGGTGATGAAACGCTAAGGTAACTCCCCCCAACGCAGGGACCGGGCAAGCCCAGCAGCAGGCCAGCCCCTTTCCCACCGCTCaggagctgggaagcagcagcatcaCCCACCAGTCAAGCAGGGCATGAAGAGTTCTCTCAGCGCACTCCTTGCTCGGAACCCTAACAGTGACCGTGGCACACGCTCCATCCCAAGGTCACAGCATCCACCCCATCTCCACACACAGCCTAGGGCTGGCCGCGTGGCTGGGGAAAGCTAACAGGCACCCAAGACAGGCCCTCAACCTTCCCTTAATGCTTCCTGGACTCTCCAGCACCCAAAGGGTAACCCCTCCCCGCCCCACATCCCTGGCAGCGATTCCAATTCTCAAGTAAGCCAAATACacttccttcctgccccacagcaagAGCAGCCACCCTCACTCCAGCCCCTCAGGGACCACACACTCAACCCCAGGACACAGATCCGGCCCCCCACAACGGCTGGGCAGGGCCTGGCTTCCCCCACCTCACACCCCCCAAGGGCACAGCACCAACGGCCCCCAGCGCCCCTCACAACCCTCGCCCCGCGGCCCCTCACAGACCCCCGCGGCCCCTCACAGACCCCCGCGGCCCCTGCCCCACGCTCCCTCACAGCCCCGCTCCAcagcccctcgcagccccctCACGACCCTCGCCCCACGGCCCCTCACCCCAGGCCTCCCCGAGGGACGACCCTTGTCCCCAACAGTCCCACGCCAGTCACCGTAAACCTCGAGCGCCTTGTCCTGCTCCATGGCCTGGTTCCGGGGGGCATGGCAGCCCCTACGCAGCCCGGAGTACCACAGCACCCTGTTCAGCGTGTGCGACAGCAACCCCAACAGCAGCGACATCCTCCCGCTCCGCCATGGGAGAACGCGAACCGGACCCTCTCGGCCACCGTCCAGCCGCCGCCACCGGGAAGTTCTT from Mycteria americana isolate JAX WOST 10 ecotype Jacksonville Zoo and Gardens chromosome 6, USCA_MyAme_1.0, whole genome shotgun sequence includes:
- the CIAO2A gene encoding cytosolic iron-sulfur assembly component 2A isoform X1 encodes the protein MSLLLGLLSHTLNRVLWYSGLRRGCHAPRNQAMEQDKALEVYDIIRTIRDPEKPNTLEELEVVTESCVEVHEIGEDEYLVIIRFTPTVPHCSLATLIGLCLRIKLQRCLPFRHKLEIYISEGTHSTEEDINKQINDKERVAAAMENPNLREIVEQCVTEPD
- the CIAO2A gene encoding cytosolic iron-sulfur assembly component 2A isoform X2, with the protein product MSLLLGLLSHTLNRVLWYSGLRRGCHAPRNQAMEQDKALEVYDIIRTIRDPEKPNTLEELEVVTESCVEVHEIGEDEYLVIIRFTPTVPHCSLATLIAGNLHI